The proteins below are encoded in one region of Pseudobacteriovorax antillogorgiicola:
- a CDS encoding response regulator, translating to MSNSTLKVLIVDDEPELLELLETHLELHGYLVKKASNGLTAWQIIQAEPIDVVVTDVYMPCRTGLELLDDVRHRPCHKPRMIVTSGSYHLSESLILAKGAEAFLPKPTNLRTLLSHIEDSIRFDLTVQHQVLQSIG from the coding sequence ATGAGCAACAGCACATTGAAAGTCTTGATCGTGGATGACGAACCCGAACTTTTGGAGCTTTTAGAAACTCATTTGGAGCTACACGGTTACTTGGTTAAGAAGGCCAGTAATGGTCTTACAGCTTGGCAAATCATCCAAGCAGAGCCCATCGATGTGGTCGTTACAGACGTTTATATGCCATGCAGAACTGGTCTTGAACTTCTCGACGACGTTAGACATAGGCCTTGTCACAAGCCGAGGATGATTGTGACATCAGGCTCGTATCATTTATCGGAAAGCTTAATTCTTGCGAAGGGGGCTGAGGCTTTTTTGCCAAAGCCTACGAACCTTCGAACTCTGCTATCACATATCGAAGACTCGATTCGCTTTGACCTCACTGTACAACATCAGGTCTTGCAGTCCATAGGCTAG
- a CDS encoding Fur family transcriptional regulator: MEASLDCCHSFKEKCAEKLKDQGHRITRTRMTISETLQELNIPFTAKDVHQRLIDQGQTSFDFATVYRTLQTYSDLELIHLVGQSGRYIKCNSEHICHDKLVHIIYRCEECSKVEEHQLDQELVGSFFFMTKQINPSFESKGMLMELSGQCSDCADKA; this comes from the coding sequence ATGGAAGCCAGTCTAGATTGTTGCCACTCTTTTAAAGAGAAGTGCGCTGAAAAGCTTAAAGATCAGGGGCATCGCATCACACGCACACGGATGACTATTTCCGAGACCTTGCAAGAACTTAATATTCCATTTACTGCCAAGGATGTTCACCAGCGACTCATCGACCAAGGGCAAACCTCCTTTGATTTTGCAACCGTCTACCGCACCCTCCAAACTTATTCAGACCTTGAGTTGATTCATTTGGTGGGTCAATCAGGAAGATACATCAAGTGCAATTCAGAGCATATTTGTCACGATAAATTGGTCCATATTATCTATCGCTGTGAAGAGTGCAGCAAAGTCGAAGAGCATCAACTTGACCAAGAGTTGGTGGGATCATTTTTCTTCATGACCAAACAGATCAATCCTAGCTTTGAGTCTAAGGGCATGCTTATGGAGCTATCTGGCCAGTGCTCAGATTGCGCCGACAAGGCTTGA
- a CDS encoding type II toxin-antitoxin system Phd/YefM family antitoxin, translating to MDKKEVKLNLSEVKNNLSKIVSDLEMGITSKVILTKNGKPAVVLEVYSEPKTSVRGLWKGKAQVSDDFDEIPDEFSDYIK from the coding sequence GTGGATAAGAAAGAGGTAAAACTGAACCTTAGCGAGGTGAAAAACAATCTGTCCAAGATAGTTTCTGACTTAGAAATGGGTATTACATCGAAGGTCATCCTGACCAAAAATGGGAAACCTGCAGTAGTCCTAGAAGTCTACAGCGAGCCGAAGACATCAGTTCGTGGCCTCTGGAAAGGGAAAGCTCAGGTTAGCGATGACTTTGATGAGATTCCAGATGAGTTCTCAGACTATATCAAGTGA
- a CDS encoding type II toxin-antitoxin system VapC family toxin produces MRYLLDTCALIFYLQDEGSIAEEIESLIARHEVSYSVINIWEMSLKRRLGKLNSPPIDREFTDQLAKCFRSSVSVEDAHIVAMDNLPVFDDHKDPFDRLIIAQAISENLTVVTSDDKFSRYDGLNLYSL; encoded by the coding sequence TTGCGCTACCTTTTGGACACATGTGCTCTGATATTCTACCTCCAAGATGAGGGAAGTATTGCTGAGGAGATTGAGTCATTGATCGCTCGCCATGAAGTAAGTTATTCGGTGATCAATATTTGGGAAATGTCTCTCAAACGACGCCTGGGAAAGCTAAATTCTCCGCCTATTGATCGTGAATTCACTGATCAGCTGGCAAAATGCTTTAGGTCTAGCGTGTCAGTAGAGGATGCTCACATTGTAGCCATGGATAACCTTCCCGTATTTGATGATCATAAAGATCCTTTTGATAGATTGATTATTGCTCAGGCAATCTCTGAAAATCTCACAGTTGTAACCTCCGATGACAAGTTTAGCCGATACGATGGTCTCAACCTTTATAGCCTTTGA